The Candidatus Hepatincola sp. Av genome contains the following window.
CTAGCAATAATGCCATTAATAACCCAACACGTCCTAATTGGATTAAAGTTAAATTGGCAACTAATAACCCAAACTACCAAGCAACTAAAGATATTGTAACTAAAAATAATCTCCATACTGTTTGTGCGGAAGCCGCTTGCCCTAATATTGGTGAATGTTGGCAAGCTAAACATGCTGCCGTGATGATAATGGGCGATATTTGTACTCGTTCTTGCCGTTTTTGTAATGTAAAAACAGGAAAACCTACAGCATTAAATCCTGAAGAACCACATTCCGTTGGTATTATGGCAAAAACTATGGATCTAAAACATTTGGTAATAACTTCCGTAGATAGAGACGATCTACCCGACGGTGGAGCAGAACACTTTGTAGCGTGTATAAAAAAAGTAAGGGAATATTCACCAAACACCACTATTGAAGTACTAACTCCAGATTTTCGCCATAAAAAAGGGGCTTTAGCTAAAGTGATTAATGCTGAACCTGATGTTTTCAACCATAATTTAGAAACGGCACCACGTCTTTATAGGAATATTCGCCCTAAGGCTAGGTATTTTCATAGTTTAAATATTCTATGGCAAGCTAAAGAAATTAATCCTAATATTTTTACTAAGTCAGGTATTATGGTAGGAATAGGGGAAACCTCCGATGAAGTCTTCCATATTATGGACGATATGCGAAGTGCTAATATAGACTTTATCACGATAGGGCAATACTTACAACCAACTCCTTTTCATGCCCCTATAGATAGGTTCGTGACCCCTGATGAGTTTGCTAAATATAAAGAAGTAGCTTTAAGAAAAGGTTTTTTAGTGGTGGCATCTTCTCCTTTAACTCGTTCATCTTACCATGCTGACACCGACTTTAAAAAATTACAAACAGCCAGAAAGAATACTCATGCAGAACACCCTTAACTATTCCGTAGCATAAACCATTAATTGATTAACTGTTATTATATATAATATATTTAAACTTATAATTTATATGAAAATATGAAATTACCCATTAAGAACAAGTAGCCAACAAAGTAGACAATTATTAATTATTAATTATTAATTATTAATATCATTACCTAATAATAAAATAAACCTTAATACATATTATGAAATTCAATCATCAAGAAATTAAAATCTTACCTTATCCAAAGGATTTTCTATACAGCTTAATTGCTGATGTTGAAAATTACCCAAACTTTATTCCTTGGATCTCTTCAGTTACATTACTCAACAGTACTCAAGACTCCGAAGAAAACTCTGTAAAAGAATACGAGCTTTGTGTAGATTTTAAAATTATTAAAGAAAAATTTTCAACCCGTGATGTTTTTTGTTACACTGATTGGATCCACATCACGCTATTACAAGGTCCTTTTAAATATTTACAAAACCATTGGAACTTTGAAAGCCTTAGCCCCAACAGTACAAAAATAACTTTTGATATTGAATTTGAATTTAAGTCTAGGCTATTTACTGGTGTTTTTGCTAAAGTTTTTATTCATGCTCAAAAACGTATTTTACAAGCCTTTGAAAACCAAGCTAGAAAAACAGCTAAATAAAATTAATCCTCTGATACTATT
Protein-coding sequences here:
- the lipA gene encoding Lipoyl synthase: MRRERTTSNNAINNPTRPNWIKVKLATNNPNYQATKDIVTKNNLHTVCAEAACPNIGECWQAKHAAVMIMGDICTRSCRFCNVKTGKPTALNPEEPHSVGIMAKTMDLKHLVITSVDRDDLPDGGAEHFVACIKKVREYSPNTTIEVLTPDFRHKKGALAKVINAEPDVFNHNLETAPRLYRNIRPKARYFHSLNILWQAKEINPNIFTKSGIMVGIGETSDEVFHIMDDMRSANIDFITIGQYLQPTPFHAPIDRFVTPDEFAKYKEVALRKGFLVVASSPLTRSSYHADTDFKKLQTARKNTHAEHP
- the pasT gene encoding type II toxin-antitoxin system RatA (Persistence and stress-resistance toxin PasT); its protein translation is MKFNHQEIKILPYPKDFLYSLIADVENYPNFIPWISSVTLLNSTQDSEENSVKEYELCVDFKIIKEKFSTRDVFCYTDWIHITLLQGPFKYLQNHWNFESLSPNSTKITFDIEFEFKSRLFTGVFAKVFIHAQKRILQAFENQARKTAK